In Acidovorax sp. 106, the following proteins share a genomic window:
- a CDS encoding phospholipase A: MEQRPNTQHPAALRPAQAGGLAVTPAHSGRRSTWPAALALLLAPAAAMAQTAPTAPTSANEAAWRRCTALSGDSTARLACFDAWAGQQAWQAPAASASASASAAGTPSSTKPVADANAPTTPVDTTLPATRIIEVARTEGCRDPQYSDLSRFWELESGSDCGTFSFRGYRPITVSVVASDSVNRQPTSPSPGHSATESTPYRTTENRIQLSVRTKVAQGLLTQGHPTLKDSVWFGYSQQSYWQLFTPQISRPFRATDHEPEVMYVYPTTAQLPFGWRWRYSGVGLVHQSNGQSEPLSRSWNRVYMMTGMELDNRWSVNAKLWKRLSESADSDDNPGISDYVGRGQLSVFWNANKDNTLGATLRSSLSSSGRGSVRLEWMQTLGSGLWGSKSNLRLHTALFSGYGDSMIDYNRKRTVFSLGLSLVDF; the protein is encoded by the coding sequence ATGGAACAACGCCCAAACACCCAACACCCAGCAGCCCTTCGTCCTGCGCAAGCAGGCGGGCTGGCAGTAACCCCCGCCCACTCGGGCCGCCGCAGCACTTGGCCTGCAGCCTTGGCCCTGCTGCTGGCCCCTGCTGCCGCCATGGCGCAGACTGCGCCCACCGCCCCCACATCCGCCAACGAGGCCGCCTGGCGCCGCTGCACGGCCTTGTCGGGCGACAGCACGGCCCGCCTGGCCTGCTTTGACGCCTGGGCCGGGCAGCAAGCCTGGCAAGCCCCAGCGGCCTCGGCGTCAGCATCAGCTTCTGCCGCTGGCACGCCGTCCAGCACCAAACCCGTGGCCGATGCCAACGCCCCCACCACCCCGGTGGACACCACTTTGCCCGCCACCCGCATCATCGAAGTGGCCCGCACCGAAGGCTGCCGCGACCCACAGTACAGCGACCTCTCCCGCTTTTGGGAGCTGGAGTCGGGCAGCGATTGCGGCACCTTCAGCTTCCGGGGGTATCGCCCCATCACCGTGTCGGTGGTGGCGTCTGACTCGGTCAACCGGCAGCCCACATCGCCCTCGCCGGGCCACTCGGCCACCGAAAGCACACCCTACCGCACCACCGAAAACCGCATCCAGCTGTCGGTGCGCACCAAAGTGGCCCAGGGGCTACTCACGCAAGGGCACCCTACGCTCAAGGATTCGGTGTGGTTTGGCTACTCGCAGCAGTCGTACTGGCAACTGTTCACGCCGCAAATCTCGCGCCCCTTCCGCGCCACCGACCACGAACCCGAGGTGATGTACGTCTACCCCACCACGGCCCAGTTGCCCTTTGGCTGGCGCTGGCGCTACAGCGGCGTGGGCTTGGTGCACCAGTCCAACGGCCAGAGCGAGCCCCTGTCGCGCAGCTGGAACCGCGTGTACATGATGACGGGCATGGAGCTGGACAACCGCTGGAGCGTGAACGCCAAGCTGTGGAAGCGCCTGTCTGAAAGCGCGGACAGCGACGACAACCCCGGCATCAGCGACTACGTCGGCCGGGGCCAGCTGTCCGTGTTCTGGAACGCCAACAAAGACAACACCCTGGGCGCCACGCTGCGCAGCTCGCTTTCCAGCAGCGGCCGGGGGTCGGTGCGACTCGAATGGATGCAAACCCTGGGCAGCGGCCTGTGGGGCAGCAAGAGCAACCTGCGCCTGCACACCGCGTTGTTCAGCGGCTATGGCGACAGCATGATCGACTACAACCGCAAGCGCACCGTGTTCAGCCTGGGGTTGAGTCTGGTGGATTTCTAG
- a CDS encoding universal stress protein → MLKILVAVDGSELSLDGVQHTLQLLKQGLQASVVLAHVQEPATLYELVTSRDPDLIAAASVEAGEHLLASARALLDAAGVAYETDIGVGDVAHTLVDMAEQNGADMVVIGAKGHGALSSALLGSVSQEVARASAVPVTIVKHAQVVELPDAED, encoded by the coding sequence ATGCTCAAGATTCTGGTGGCGGTGGACGGTTCGGAGTTGTCGCTGGACGGGGTGCAACACACCCTGCAATTGCTCAAGCAAGGGCTGCAAGCCAGCGTGGTGCTGGCCCATGTGCAAGAGCCCGCCACGTTGTACGAGCTGGTCACCAGCCGTGACCCGGACCTGATCGCGGCAGCGAGTGTGGAGGCGGGTGAACACCTGTTGGCCTCAGCGCGCGCGCTGCTGGATGCGGCGGGCGTGGCCTACGAAACCGACATTGGTGTGGGGGATGTGGCCCACACGCTGGTGGACATGGCCGAGCAAAATGGGGCCGATATGGTGGTCATTGGCGCCAAGGGGCATGGGGCCTTGAGCAGCGCGCTGCTGGGCTCGGTGTCGCAAGAGGTGGCGCGGGCCAGTGCCGTGCCGGTCACCATCGTCAAGCACGCACAGGTGGTGGAGCTGCCGGACGCAGAAGACTGA
- the tgt gene encoding tRNA guanosine(34) transglycosylase Tgt — MLQFDLLKTDPSSHARRGTLTLNHGVVQTPIFMPVGTYGTVKGVMPQSLHDMGAQIILGNTFHLWMRPGLDVMQSFGGLHGFEKWDKPILTDSGGFQVWSLGAMRKITEEGVTFASPVNGDKLFMSPEVSMQIQTTLNSDIVMQLDECTPYETKGHLTTEAEARKSMEMSLRWAKRSRDEFQRLENPNALFGIVQGGMFKNLRQESLEALVEMDFPGYAVGGVSVGEPKDEMLDIMAHTPHRLPAHKPRYLMGVGTPEDLVEGVAQGVDMFDCVMPTRNARNGTLFTRYGDLKIRNARHKADHQPLDTSCTCHACAGKDGVAWDAGGRGGFSRAYLHHLDRCGEMLGPMLTTVHNLHYYLNLMREVREALDAGTFSQFRAQFKADRARGV; from the coding sequence ATGCTTCAGTTCGACCTCCTCAAAACAGACCCCTCCAGCCACGCCCGCCGTGGCACCCTCACGCTCAACCACGGCGTGGTGCAAACCCCCATCTTCATGCCCGTGGGCACCTATGGCACCGTCAAGGGTGTGATGCCGCAAAGCCTGCACGACATGGGCGCGCAGATCATCCTGGGCAACACCTTTCACCTGTGGATGCGCCCTGGCCTCGATGTGATGCAGAGCTTTGGCGGCCTGCACGGCTTTGAAAAATGGGACAAGCCCATCCTCACCGACTCGGGCGGCTTTCAGGTCTGGAGCCTGGGCGCCATGCGCAAGATCACCGAAGAAGGCGTGACCTTTGCCAGCCCCGTCAACGGCGACAAGCTCTTCATGTCGCCCGAGGTGAGCATGCAGATCCAGACCACGCTCAACTCCGACATCGTGATGCAGCTCGACGAGTGCACACCGTACGAGACCAAGGGCCACCTCACCACCGAAGCCGAGGCGCGCAAGAGCATGGAAATGAGCCTGCGCTGGGCCAAGCGCTCGCGCGACGAATTCCAGCGGCTGGAGAACCCCAACGCGCTGTTTGGCATCGTGCAAGGCGGCATGTTCAAGAACCTGCGCCAGGAGTCGCTGGAAGCGCTGGTCGAGATGGACTTCCCTGGCTACGCCGTGGGCGGCGTGAGCGTGGGCGAGCCCAAGGACGAGATGCTGGACATCATGGCCCACACGCCGCACCGCCTGCCCGCGCACAAGCCGCGCTACCTGATGGGCGTGGGCACGCCCGAGGATTTGGTGGAAGGCGTGGCCCAGGGCGTGGACATGTTCGACTGCGTCATGCCCACGCGCAATGCGCGCAACGGCACCTTGTTCACCCGCTACGGCGACCTGAAGATCCGCAACGCACGCCACAAGGCCGACCACCAGCCGCTCGACACCAGCTGCACCTGCCACGCCTGCGCAGGCAAAGACGGCGTGGCCTGGGACGCGGGCGGGCGCGGCGGCTTCTCGCGTGCGTATCTGCACCACCTGGACCGCTGCGGCGAAATGCTGGGCCCCATGCTCACCACCGTGCACAACCTGCACTACTACCTGAACCTGATGCGCGAAGTGCGCGAGGCGCTGGACGCGGGCACCTTCAGCCAGTTCCGCGCCCAGTTCAAGGCGGACCGGGCTCGCGGCGTTTGA
- a CDS encoding MFS transporter: MSASPASAADAPHTPPRNSPQKVAVASLIGTAIEFYDYYIYAAAAVLVFNSQFFPKGDPAVATLLSLSTLALAFLARPIGSALFGHFGDRIGRKQTLVASLLTMGLSTVAIGLLPSYEQIGLAAPLLLCVFRIGQGIGLGGEWGGAALVATENAPAGKRGWFGSFPQLGAPIGLFAANGVFFIITALIGPDAMIAWGWRIPFVLSIVLVAVGLYVRLTLHESLVFQDVEKSGRKLAAPVSAVFTQHGGKVLQGALIMTTTYVLFYLMTAFVQVYSKSPAGVSAAGHPTGLGIPANTFTGILLIGAIVFGIFCMVAGHQADRWGRRRWMMVVTVGIMAFGALMPALLTHGTPGSVLLFIVIGMALMGCTFGPMAALLPELFPTEVRYSGASMAYNLSSIVGASLPTLIAIDLNKAYGLGGVGLYLAANGLFTLAALWTSRETSQIDLADAGR, encoded by the coding sequence ATGTCTGCTTCCCCCGCCAGCGCAGCTGATGCGCCGCACACCCCCCCCCGCAACTCACCCCAAAAGGTGGCCGTTGCCTCGTTGATCGGCACGGCCATCGAGTTCTACGACTACTACATCTACGCCGCTGCGGCGGTGCTGGTGTTCAACTCGCAGTTTTTCCCCAAGGGCGACCCGGCGGTGGCCACGCTGCTGTCGTTGTCCACCCTGGCGCTGGCGTTTTTGGCGCGGCCCATTGGTTCGGCGCTGTTTGGGCATTTTGGCGACCGCATTGGCCGCAAGCAGACGCTGGTGGCTTCGCTGTTGACCATGGGGCTGTCCACGGTGGCGATTGGTCTGCTGCCCAGCTACGAGCAGATCGGCCTGGCCGCGCCGCTGCTACTGTGTGTGTTCCGCATCGGCCAGGGCATTGGCTTAGGAGGCGAGTGGGGCGGTGCCGCGCTGGTGGCCACCGAGAATGCGCCCGCGGGCAAGCGGGGCTGGTTTGGCAGCTTTCCGCAGCTGGGGGCTCCCATTGGGTTGTTTGCGGCCAATGGCGTGTTCTTCATCATCACGGCTCTCATTGGCCCTGACGCCATGATCGCCTGGGGCTGGCGCATTCCGTTCGTGCTGTCCATCGTGCTGGTGGCGGTGGGCTTGTATGTGCGCCTGACGCTGCATGAAAGCCTGGTCTTCCAGGATGTGGAGAAGAGCGGGCGCAAGCTGGCCGCGCCTGTCAGTGCGGTGTTCACGCAGCATGGCGGCAAGGTGCTGCAGGGCGCACTGATCATGACGACCACCTATGTGCTGTTCTACCTGATGACGGCGTTTGTGCAGGTGTATTCCAAGAGCCCGGCGGGCGTCTCGGCCGCAGGCCACCCCACAGGGCTGGGTATCCCGGCCAACACGTTCACCGGCATCCTGTTGATTGGGGCCATCGTGTTTGGCATTTTCTGCATGGTGGCCGGGCACCAGGCCGACCGCTGGGGCCGCCGCCGCTGGATGATGGTCGTCACCGTGGGCATCATGGCGTTTGGTGCCCTGATGCCCGCCTTGCTCACCCATGGCACGCCAGGCTCGGTGCTGCTGTTCATCGTGATCGGCATGGCGCTGATGGGCTGCACCTTTGGCCCCATGGCTGCGTTGTTGCCCGAGCTGTTCCCCACCGAGGTGCGTTACTCGGGCGCGTCCATGGCCTACAACCTGTCGTCCATCGTGGGGGCCTCGTTGCCCACCTTGATTGCGATTGACCTGAACAAAGCCTATGGCCTGGGCGGCGTGGGCTTGTACCTGGCGGCCAATGGCTTGTTCACGCTGGCTGCGCTGTGGACCAGCCGCGAAACCAGCCAGATTGATCTGGCCGACGCAGGCCGCTGA
- a CDS encoding TIGR01777 family oxidoreductase, with the protein MQVLITGGTGFIGQALVQRLIAAGHAVTVCSRNPTQAARQLGAGVRCVSTLNAIAATDRIDAIVNLAGARVVGPPWTAARRQVLLNSRIGTTQALLQWLQQTGQRPSVWVQASAIGFYGVRPPEEILTETSTPGQGFMSELCVRWEQAAAQATAQGIRQVVLRLGVVLGPGGALPPLLLPIRLGLGGRMGSGQQVMSWIHRDDVLTLITTALQSPQNSPPMQGIYNATAPEPVPQATFAATAGQLLHRPVWLPVPAAPLRWAMGEMAQLFVDGQNVLPARLQREGFTFAHPTLRQALRSLV; encoded by the coding sequence ATGCAGGTCTTGATCACAGGCGGCACCGGGTTCATCGGCCAGGCCCTGGTGCAACGGTTGATTGCAGCGGGCCACGCCGTCACCGTCTGCAGCCGCAACCCCACGCAGGCCGCCCGCCAGCTGGGCGCAGGCGTGCGGTGCGTGTCCACGCTCAATGCCATTGCTGCCACAGACCGCATTGACGCCATCGTCAACCTGGCCGGGGCCCGCGTGGTGGGCCCACCCTGGACGGCCGCACGGCGCCAGGTGCTGCTGAACAGCCGTATCGGCACCACCCAAGCCCTGCTTCAGTGGCTGCAGCAGACAGGGCAACGCCCATCGGTGTGGGTGCAGGCCTCGGCCATCGGTTTTTACGGCGTGCGCCCACCCGAGGAGATCCTCACCGAGACCAGCACGCCTGGCCAGGGCTTCATGTCAGAGCTGTGCGTGCGCTGGGAGCAAGCCGCCGCGCAGGCCACCGCCCAGGGCATCCGGCAAGTGGTGCTGCGCCTGGGCGTGGTGCTGGGGCCTGGCGGCGCGCTGCCGCCGCTGCTGCTACCCATCCGGCTGGGGCTGGGCGGGCGCATGGGCTCAGGCCAGCAGGTGATGAGTTGGATCCACCGCGACGATGTCCTGACGCTCATCACCACCGCCCTGCAAAGCCCGCAGAACAGCCCACCGATGCAGGGCATCTACAACGCCACCGCCCCCGAGCCCGTGCCCCAGGCCACCTTCGCCGCCACCGCAGGCCAATTGCTGCACCGCCCCGTGTGGCTGCCCGTGCCCGCAGCTCCGCTGCGCTGGGCGATGGGCGAAATGGCACAACTGTTTGTGGATGGGCAAAACGTGCTGCCAGCCCGGCTGCAGCGTGAGGGGTTCACTTTTGCCCACCCCACCCTTCGGCAAGCCTTGCGCAGCCTGGTCTAG
- a CDS encoding tripartite tricarboxylate transporter substrate binding protein translates to MQFLNAAVCVLAAFSASFALPALAQETWPTKPLRLIIPFPAGGSSDQLGRLMAKELGQKLGQPVQVENTDSKGTKAAAGAAPDGYTLVLSGVGTNAISHALNPNLDYDSLKDFVHISQLSEGPNVLAVATASPLKSLQDLVETGKANPGKLTYAQVHASSGHLSMELLKQTVSTCVSGSTGTRNCTTLGLTGVPYTGAKPALEALADNKVSMLITNLDAVAPLVRSGKLRALAVTSLFRNPQLPDVPSISEAGYPGFKAVSWVGISAPKGTPPAVVARLEKEMENAFKATEARKQLEAQGLVVVVSRSVDYTDFIRKEIERWRRVVKVAGIQSPA, encoded by the coding sequence ATGCAATTCTTGAATGCTGCGGTGTGCGTGCTCGCCGCTTTTTCCGCATCCTTCGCCCTGCCCGCGTTGGCGCAAGAGACCTGGCCAACCAAACCGTTGCGACTGATCATCCCCTTCCCGGCAGGGGGCAGCAGCGACCAATTGGGGCGGTTGATGGCCAAGGAACTGGGGCAAAAGCTGGGGCAGCCGGTGCAGGTCGAAAACACCGACAGCAAAGGCACCAAGGCAGCGGCCGGGGCTGCGCCCGATGGCTACACACTCGTGCTTTCCGGCGTGGGCACCAACGCCATCAGCCACGCGCTGAACCCCAACCTCGACTACGACTCGCTCAAGGACTTCGTGCACATCTCGCAGCTGTCCGAAGGCCCCAACGTGCTGGCTGTGGCCACCGCATCGCCGCTGAAGTCGCTGCAAGACCTGGTCGAAACGGGCAAGGCCAACCCGGGCAAACTGACCTATGCGCAGGTGCATGCCTCTTCGGGGCATTTGTCGATGGAGCTGCTCAAGCAAACCGTGAGCACCTGCGTGAGCGGCTCTACCGGCACCCGCAACTGCACAACGCTGGGGCTGACGGGCGTGCCCTACACAGGCGCCAAACCTGCCCTGGAGGCACTGGCAGACAACAAGGTCAGCATGTTGATCACCAACCTGGACGCCGTGGCGCCCCTGGTGCGCAGCGGCAAACTGCGCGCCCTGGCGGTGACCAGCCTGTTCCGCAACCCCCAACTGCCCGATGTGCCCAGCATTTCCGAAGCAGGCTACCCCGGCTTCAAGGCCGTGTCCTGGGTCGGCATCTCGGCCCCCAAGGGCACGCCACCCGCCGTCGTGGCCCGGCTTGAAAAGGAAATGGAAAACGCCTTCAAGGCCACCGAGGCCCGCAAGCAACTCGAAGCGCAAGGGCTTGTCGTGGTCGTGTCCCGGTCTGTCGATTACACCGACTTCATCCGCAAGGAAATCGAACGCTGGCGCCGGGTGGTGAAGGTCGCCGGCATTCAATCGCCCGCCTGA